From the Banduia mediterranea genome, one window contains:
- a CDS encoding SCO family protein, with product MRALLALAMLVAACAVAAQPPVVDIDAVRFSPQAGARVPADIALRDADGRAFHLGERYGDKPLVLMLGYYHCPNLCGAVWAGLASAVSEIDRRPGRDFELLVASIDPDEGPADARQRRAALADSFDRAGVPQWHFATGDETQIRRLARAVGYGYRHDPQQRQYAHAAGVLVLDTTGRIARYLAGVQFDPQTLKLGIVDAALTQPDGRGGVLQAFADQVLLLCYHYDPSSGRYTSRINRILQIAGVASVLALGGLIAWLLRRTSTDEGAA from the coding sequence ATGAGGGCGCTGCTGGCCTTGGCCATGCTGGTGGCGGCGTGTGCCGTCGCCGCGCAGCCCCCCGTGGTCGACATCGACGCCGTGCGCTTCAGTCCGCAAGCCGGCGCCCGGGTTCCGGCCGATATCGCATTGCGCGATGCGGATGGTCGGGCGTTCCATCTGGGCGAACGCTACGGCGACAAGCCGCTGGTGCTGATGCTGGGCTACTACCATTGCCCCAATCTTTGTGGCGCGGTCTGGGCCGGACTGGCCTCGGCGGTCAGCGAGATCGACCGCCGGCCCGGCCGCGACTTCGAACTGCTGGTCGCCAGCATCGACCCGGACGAAGGCCCCGCCGACGCGCGCCAGCGTCGCGCCGCGCTGGCCGACAGCTTCGACCGGGCCGGCGTCCCGCAGTGGCACTTCGCCACCGGCGACGAAACCCAGATCCGGCGTCTGGCGCGGGCGGTGGGCTACGGCTACCGCCATGACCCGCAACAGCGTCAGTACGCACACGCCGCCGGCGTCCTGGTCCTTGACACCACGGGCCGCATTGCGCGCTATCTGGCCGGCGTGCAGTTCGATCCGCAGACCCTCAAGCTCGGCATCGTCGACGCGGCATTGACACAGCCCGACGGTCGCGGCGGTGTCCTGCAGGCTTTCGCCGACCAGGTCTTGCTGCTCTGCTATCACTACGATCCTTCGAGCGGCCGCTACACCTCGCGCATCAATCGCATACTCCAGATCGCCGGTGTGGCATCGGTACTTGCCCTGGGCGGTTTGATCGCCTGGCTGCTGCGGCGGACGTCGACTGACGAGGGTGCCGCATGA
- a CDS encoding c-type cytochrome, which yields MNRLDTIDRPRSKVGLLGMVLLGGLLGPGLAGCENAMQDMYDQPRYEPYEPSPLFDNGNSMQDPQPGTVAMAAGRGADASGAQAASAQLEPLPPPDAKNPLPLTMAVLERGRERYEVYCAPCHSRIGDGDGYITRRGFPQPPSFHQDRLRQAPDAHFYQVITGGYGAMLPYAGRLAPQDRWAIIRYIRALQLSQHAPLQQLPDKVRAEAEAALK from the coding sequence ATGAACCGCCTGGACACGATCGACCGGCCGCGCAGCAAGGTCGGGCTGCTCGGAATGGTGCTCCTCGGCGGCCTGCTGGGGCCGGGTCTCGCCGGCTGCGAGAACGCCATGCAGGACATGTACGACCAGCCGCGCTACGAGCCTTACGAACCCAGCCCACTGTTCGACAACGGCAACTCGATGCAGGACCCGCAGCCGGGCACGGTCGCGATGGCCGCCGGCCGCGGTGCCGATGCCAGCGGCGCGCAGGCCGCAAGCGCGCAGCTGGAACCCTTGCCGCCACCCGATGCGAAAAACCCGCTGCCGCTGACGATGGCGGTGCTCGAACGCGGGCGCGAGCGCTACGAGGTCTATTGCGCGCCCTGCCACAGCCGCATCGGCGACGGCGATGGCTACATCACCCGCCGCGGTTTCCCGCAGCCGCCGAGCTTTCACCAGGATCGCCTGCGCCAGGCGCCGGACGCGCATTTCTATCAAGTCATCACCGGCGGCTACGGCGCGATGCTGCCGTACGCCGGCCGCCTCGCTCCACAGGATCGCTGGGCGATCATCCGCTACATCCGCGCGCTGCAACTCTCGCAGCACGCGCCGCTGCAACAGTTGCCGGACAAGGTTCGCGCCGAGGCGGAGGCGGCCCTGAAATGA
- a CDS encoding DUF3341 domain-containing protein — MSAGQPGLLACFDTPQTLLGAVQAARSQGHRGLRAWTPYPVEGLAEALALPPSRLPLAMLLGGLAGGLGTLALQYYSAVIDYPVNIGGRPLASWPAFGPPALEMTLLCAGLVGLLGLLLRSGLPRWHRPEFDWAGMEQASSDAFLLWLPLDDENGEALRDWLLSKGARHLSRVGGDS; from the coding sequence ATGAGCGCCGGTCAGCCGGGACTGCTTGCCTGCTTCGACACGCCGCAAACGCTGCTGGGCGCGGTGCAGGCCGCCCGATCGCAAGGCCATCGCGGCCTGCGCGCCTGGACACCGTATCCGGTGGAGGGCCTCGCCGAAGCCCTGGCGCTGCCGCCCAGCCGTTTGCCGCTGGCGATGCTGCTCGGCGGTCTCGCTGGCGGCCTCGGCACGCTGGCCCTGCAGTACTACAGCGCCGTTATCGACTACCCCGTCAACATCGGCGGGCGGCCACTGGCGAGCTGGCCGGCCTTCGGCCCGCCGGCACTGGAAATGACGCTGCTGTGCGCCGGGCTGGTCGGGCTCCTCGGCCTGCTGCTGCGCTCGGGCCTGCCGCGCTGGCACCGGCCGGAATTCGACTGGGCGGGAATGGAACAGGCATCCTCCGATGCGTTTCTGTTGTGGCTGCCGCTCGATGACGAGAACGGCGAAGCCCTGCGCGATTGGCTGCTGAGCAAGGGGGCGCGGCACCTCAGTCGAGTCGGAGGCGATTCATGA
- the nrfD gene encoding NrfD/PsrC family molybdoenzyme membrane anchor subunit produces MNGEGWLAPGTTPGDVDARIARPALAPRFGAGWRIGLSVSLLGVLVLLFTVSVLVTVGVGIWGINRPAYWGFALANYVWWIGIGMGGTFISTALYLLRQPWRNSLSRYAETMTVFAVCVSGIFPILHLGRPWFFYWLFPYPNTMDVWPQWRSSLFWDFCAILAYLLVSVLFWYVSMLPDLAALRDRAAGRVRRVVYGFVALGWQGEARDWQRLEALTRIIAALGVPLVFSVHSMVALDFSEGLLAGWHTTIFPPFFVAGALFSGFAMALVIGVPLRKRFRLEALITERHLDRLALLLLCGGLVVAYCYAAETFMAYYSMDEYELAVTRFRFTGLYAPVYWAAIICNVLAIQPLWWARVRRSPRWLFWTGLSVVFGMWCERIMLVLSSEYRPFLPAAWGRFIPTVWDWAMLAGSIGLFMTMLLLFVRWFPVVSMHETRLLAHKSAQEPMEPQA; encoded by the coding sequence GTGAACGGTGAAGGCTGGCTGGCACCCGGCACCACGCCGGGGGACGTCGATGCCCGCATCGCCCGTCCGGCGCTGGCGCCGCGCTTCGGCGCCGGCTGGCGCATCGGCCTGTCGGTCTCGCTGCTCGGCGTACTGGTGCTGCTGTTCACGGTGTCGGTGCTGGTCACGGTCGGCGTCGGCATCTGGGGCATCAATCGACCGGCCTACTGGGGCTTCGCTCTCGCCAACTACGTGTGGTGGATCGGCATCGGCATGGGCGGCACCTTCATCTCCACCGCGCTGTACCTGCTGCGCCAGCCCTGGCGCAATTCGCTGAGCCGCTACGCCGAAACCATGACCGTGTTCGCGGTCTGCGTCTCCGGCATCTTCCCGATTCTGCACCTCGGCCGGCCATGGTTCTTCTACTGGCTGTTTCCGTACCCGAACACGATGGACGTGTGGCCGCAGTGGCGCAGTTCGCTGTTCTGGGACTTCTGCGCGATCCTCGCCTACCTGCTGGTCTCGGTGCTGTTCTGGTACGTGTCGATGCTGCCGGACCTGGCCGCCTTGCGCGACCGCGCCGCCGGGCGAGTGCGCCGCGTCGTTTACGGCTTTGTCGCGCTGGGCTGGCAGGGCGAGGCGCGCGACTGGCAGCGGCTGGAAGCGCTGACGCGCATCATCGCCGCGCTCGGCGTGCCGCTGGTGTTCTCGGTGCACAGCATGGTCGCGCTGGACTTCTCGGAAGGCCTGCTCGCCGGCTGGCATACCACGATCTTCCCGCCATTCTTCGTCGCCGGCGCGCTGTTCTCCGGCTTCGCCATGGCCCTGGTCATCGGCGTGCCGCTGCGCAAGCGTTTCAGGCTCGAAGCCCTGATCACCGAACGCCATCTGGACCGACTCGCGTTGCTGCTGCTGTGCGGCGGCCTGGTGGTGGCTTATTGCTACGCCGCCGAAACCTTCATGGCCTACTACAGCATGGACGAGTACGAACTCGCGGTGACGCGGTTTCGTTTCACCGGCCTGTACGCGCCGGTCTACTGGGCCGCCATCATCTGCAACGTGCTCGCGATCCAGCCGCTGTGGTGGGCGCGCGTGCGCCGCAGCCCGCGCTGGCTGTTCTGGACCGGCCTGTCGGTGGTGTTCGGCATGTGGTGCGAGCGCATCATGCTGGTGCTGTCCAGCGAATACCGGCCGTTCCTGCCGGCCGCCTGGGGCCGCTTCATTCCCACGGTGTGGGACTGGGCGATGCTGGCCGGCTCGATCGGCCTGTTCATGACGATGCTGCTGTTGTTCGTGCGCTGGTTTCCGGTGGTGTCCATGCACGAAACCCGGCTGCTGGCCCACAAGTCCGCCCAGGAACCCATGGAGCCGCAGGCATGA
- a CDS encoding Fe-S cluster-containing hydrogenase: MDELRRLLADLRGPALWQRLDQLAEHRALRELVEQQFPHLSQAPAMDRRGFLRFAAAAVGSAGLSACSGPPPEQIVPQQRLPERAVPGKPVFYASTLSHAGSGIGVLVETHGHRPTKIEGNPGHPSSLGATGIHAQAAIMDLWDPDRSPMILRGGTEVGAWNGVLAEFAKIRQAGGDGLRLLTPSIASPTLRAQIETLQAQLPGARWHRHDAVDLSAPVEGARIAFGQALQPKYRLDRAQLVALFDTDLLAQGPGHLRHARDFAKRREPPQMNRLYVAEPSPTPSGSLADHRLPIGGERVAELLRLLAAKLGIGDTGATLGPTAERWIAVLAEDLRAAGPAALVAAGPAQPPSVHALVWAINHRLGAVGQTLQFIAAPRQGESYATLLSDMEDGEVETLLMLDVNPAYDAPQSARFSEALQRIPRSVHSGLYTDETARLSHWHIPLAHALECWSDAEAHDGTASLQQPMIAPLYGARPAHEILAALLGDPGPQARDIVQAHWRQRLGDAGFDSRWRDSLRQGLIDGTAAATLRPALRELDLQWPPPLPGPVLEIRPDPTLWDGRQANNAWLQELPKPIALNTWGNLAWVGARLAQQYDIESGDVLRLSTNGAHIEIPALVLAGQAADSITVHLGHGRREAGRIASGVGVEVTALRPADGAWRSAPLKIEKTGERRMLSRVQTQDGMEGREPVRRATLAEYRQHEGALIEDETPKHSFYDANPPTTRDPGRPAWGMSVDLNACLGCMNCTIACQSENNIPTVGPEQVELGRAMHWIRVDRYFEGPVETPEILSQPVPCMHCEHAPCELVCPVGATVHDDEGLNVQVYNRCVGTRFCGNNCPYSVRRFNFLQYADRDTESLRGGRNPDVTVRSRGVMEKCSFCIQRISAARIQAENEGRAIGDGEVVTACQSACPTQAITFGNIADADSAVSRQKASPRHYDLLAELNTRPRTGYLARLRNPNPALETSGENEA, from the coding sequence ATGGACGAACTGCGTCGGCTGCTGGCGGATCTGCGCGGCCCGGCGCTGTGGCAGCGGCTCGACCAGCTTGCCGAGCACCGCGCCCTGCGTGAACTGGTCGAACAGCAGTTCCCGCATCTGTCGCAGGCGCCGGCCATGGACCGGCGCGGCTTCCTGCGCTTTGCCGCGGCGGCGGTCGGCAGCGCCGGACTGAGCGCCTGCAGCGGCCCGCCACCGGAACAGATCGTGCCGCAGCAGCGGCTGCCGGAAAGGGCGGTGCCCGGCAAGCCGGTGTTCTACGCCAGCACGCTGAGCCATGCCGGCAGCGGCATCGGCGTACTGGTGGAAACCCACGGCCACCGTCCGACCAAGATCGAGGGCAACCCCGGCCACCCGTCCAGCCTCGGCGCCACCGGCATCCACGCCCAGGCGGCGATCATGGATCTGTGGGACCCGGATCGTTCGCCAATGATTCTGCGCGGCGGCACGGAGGTCGGCGCCTGGAACGGCGTACTCGCCGAGTTCGCGAAGATCCGGCAAGCCGGCGGCGACGGCCTGCGCCTGCTGACGCCCAGCATCGCCTCGCCGACGCTGCGCGCGCAGATCGAAACGCTGCAGGCCCAACTGCCCGGCGCACGCTGGCACCGACATGACGCGGTGGACCTGAGCGCGCCGGTCGAAGGCGCGCGCATCGCCTTCGGCCAGGCCTTGCAGCCCAAATATCGCCTGGACCGCGCGCAGCTCGTCGCGCTGTTCGACACCGACCTGCTGGCACAGGGGCCGGGCCATCTGCGCCACGCGCGGGACTTCGCCAAGCGCCGCGAACCGCCGCAGATGAATCGCCTCTACGTGGCCGAACCCAGCCCCACACCCAGTGGCAGTCTCGCCGATCACCGTTTGCCGATCGGCGGTGAACGGGTCGCCGAGCTGCTGCGCCTGCTCGCCGCCAAACTGGGAATCGGCGACACCGGAGCCACACTCGGCCCGACAGCCGAGCGCTGGATCGCGGTGCTGGCCGAGGACCTGCGCGCAGCGGGCCCGGCCGCGCTCGTCGCCGCCGGACCGGCGCAGCCGCCGTCTGTGCACGCCCTGGTCTGGGCGATCAACCATCGCCTCGGCGCAGTCGGCCAAACCCTGCAGTTCATCGCGGCGCCGCGACAGGGCGAGTCCTACGCCACGCTGCTGTCGGACATGGAGGACGGCGAGGTCGAAACCCTGCTGATGCTGGACGTGAATCCGGCCTACGACGCGCCGCAATCCGCGCGGTTTTCCGAGGCACTACAAAGAATTCCGCGCAGCGTCCACAGCGGGCTCTACACCGACGAAACCGCGCGCCTGTCGCACTGGCACATCCCGCTGGCGCACGCGCTGGAATGCTGGTCGGACGCCGAAGCCCACGACGGCACCGCCAGCCTGCAGCAGCCAATGATCGCGCCGCTGTACGGTGCCCGCCCGGCCCACGAAATCCTCGCCGCCCTGCTCGGTGATCCGGGACCGCAGGCGCGCGACATCGTGCAGGCGCATTGGCGCCAGCGGCTCGGCGACGCCGGCTTCGACAGCCGTTGGCGCGACAGCCTGCGCCAGGGTCTGATCGACGGCACGGCGGCCGCCACGCTCCGCCCCGCGCTGCGCGAACTCGATCTGCAATGGCCGCCGCCCCTGCCCGGCCCGGTGCTCGAAATCCGCCCCGACCCCACGCTGTGGGACGGCCGCCAGGCCAACAATGCCTGGCTGCAGGAGCTGCCGAAGCCGATCGCGCTGAACACCTGGGGCAATCTCGCCTGGGTCGGTGCGCGCCTGGCGCAGCAATACGACATCGAAAGCGGCGACGTGCTGCGCCTGAGTACCAACGGCGCGCACATCGAGATTCCGGCCCTGGTGCTGGCCGGCCAGGCGGCGGACAGCATCACCGTGCATCTCGGCCACGGCCGCCGCGAGGCCGGGCGCATCGCCAGCGGCGTCGGCGTGGAAGTGACGGCGCTGCGGCCCGCCGACGGGGCCTGGCGCAGCGCGCCGCTGAAGATCGAAAAGACCGGCGAACGCCGCATGCTCTCGCGCGTGCAGACCCAGGACGGCATGGAAGGCCGCGAGCCTGTGCGCCGCGCCACGCTGGCCGAATACCGCCAACACGAAGGCGCGCTGATCGAGGACGAAACGCCGAAGCACAGCTTCTACGACGCGAATCCGCCGACCACGCGCGACCCCGGCAGACCGGCCTGGGGCATGAGCGTGGACCTCAACGCCTGCCTCGGCTGCATGAACTGCACGATCGCCTGCCAGTCCGAAAACAACATCCCCACCGTCGGCCCCGAACAGGTGGAACTCGGCCGCGCGATGCACTGGATCCGCGTGGACCGCTATTTCGAAGGCCCGGTCGAGACTCCGGAGATCCTGTCGCAGCCGGTGCCGTGCATGCACTGCGAGCACGCGCCCTGCGAGCTGGTGTGCCCGGTCGGCGCCACCGTGCACGACGACGAAGGGCTCAACGTGCAGGTCTACAACCGCTGCGTCGGCACGCGCTTCTGCGGCAACAACTGCCCCTACTCGGTGCGCCGCTTCAACTTCCTGCAGTACGCCGACCGCGACACCGAATCGCTGCGCGGCGGCCGCAATCCGGACGTGACCGTGCGCAGCCGCGGCGTCATGGAAAAATGCAGCTTCTGCATACAGCGCATTTCCGCGGCGCGCATCCAGGCCGAGAACGAGGGGCGCGCGATCGGCGACGGCGAGGTCGTCACCGCCTGCCAGTCCGCCTGCCCGACGCAGGCCATCACCTTCGGCAACATCGCCGATGCGGACAGCGCGGTCTCCCGGCAAAAGGCCTCGCCGCGCCACTACGATCTACTGGCCGAACTCAATACGCGGCCGCGCACCGGCTATCTCGCACGGCTGCGCAACCCCAATCCCGCACTCGAAACAAGCGGGGAGAACGAAGCGTGA